ATTATGGCGGATGAAAGTGTGTTTACTCCGAAACAGGCCTTTGAAGTGCTGAAAACCAGAAGTGCAGATTTGATTAACATTAAATTAATGAAAGCAGGGGGCATCTATCAGGCAGCCATGATCAATCAGCTTGCGGAAATATGCGGGGTTGAATGCATGGTCGGAAGCATGATAGAAACGCGAATCGGCATTACCGCAGCTGCGCATTTTGCAGCGGCCAAAAAGAATATTACACGCTTTGACTTCGACGCCCCGCTCATGTTTGCAAAAGAAATTGTAGAGGGCGGAGTCCGGTATAACGGAAGGAAAATAACATTTTCAGAAGGAATCGGGCTTGGAATCTCAGATGTTCTTGTAAATGACGGGGAGGCTGCAGCAAAATGACAATACGAAAAGGAAGAGTGGCGGTATCCGTTGCAGCCGTATGGACGTCAAAGGATTCCCCGCGTGATTTGGATGAAAAAGCAGTTGTGAATCCGGCTGATATTGAATCATGGCTGAACGGGCTAACATATGAAACGAGTCTTGCTCTATGTAATGAAAATCGGATCCAGACTCAGGCTTTGCTTGGAGAAGAAGTATTGATCATAGACGAACAGGATGGCTATGCACATGTCATTATACCTGCTCAGTCCTCCTCAAAGGATGAAAGAGGGTACCCGGGGTGGATGCCTCTTTGCCAAATCGAACTGAATGCAGAATCACTGCATGGACCTATCGCAGTTGTTCAAAGCAAAAAAAACATGCTTTATTCAGAAGATGAAACACCTCAATTTGATCTAAGTTTTCAAACCATTTTGACGGTTCTAAAAGGAGGAACAGAGTGGATTGAAGTAGAAACACCATATGGCAAAGGAAAACTGAAGACAGCGGATGTTTCCATTTATGATGCTTTTGAAAGTGTTCCAAATGGAAGCGGTCAGGACATTGTGGCTTGTGGCGAAAGATTTATCGGTCTTCCTTATCTTTGGGGCGGAATGAGCAGCTTTGGATTTGATTGTTCAGGGTTCAGTTACACAATGTGCAAAGCAAATGGATACATCATTCCTAGAGATGCCCATGATCAGGCTGCTTCAGGGGAAAAAGTAGAGCTTACCGCGATTAAACCGGGGGATTTATTATTTTTTGCGTACGAAGAAGGGAAAGGAAGCCTTCATCACGTAGGCATTTATTACGGAGACGGCAAGCTTCTTCATTCGCCAAACACCGGAAAGTCGATTGAGATTCTAGATATGGCCGGAACCATTTATGAAAAGGAATTATGTGCAGCTAGACGCTATTGGCTAAAGACGGAGGGATAACAGTGGACAATTTGCTTGAAGTACGAAATTTAAAGAAACATTTTCACCTTGGTAAAGGGGCAACTCTAAAAGCAGTAGACGGCATTTCATTCACGGTGAAAAAAGGAGAAACGTTCGGAATCGTCGGGGAGTCGGGGTGCGGAAAATCAACTGCCGGCAGAACCATTCTTGGCTTATACGATCAGACAGAAGGAGATGTATTATTTAACGGCAAAAACATCCATGAATTAAAAGGAAAAGACAAATTTGCCTACTATCGTCAGATGCAAATGATATTTCAGGATCCATATGCATCATTAAATCCGCGGTCAACCGTCCTTGAGATCATCTCTGAACCGATGGAAGTTCACGGCTTGTATAAAAATAAGCAGGGCCGGACGGAAAAAGTGCATCAGCTGCTTGAAGATGTGGGATTAAACCGTGATCATGCCAACCGATATCCGCACGAATTCAGCGGAGGGCAAAGACAGCGGATCGGTATTGCCCGCGCACTTGCCCTTGATCCGGAATTCATTATCGCAGATGAGCCGATTTCGGCTCTAGATGTTTCCGTGCAGGCTCAAGTTGTGAATCTAATGAAACGCCTGCAAAAGGAAAAAGGACTCACCTACCTTTTTATTGCGCATGATCTGTCCATGGTGAAGCAAATCAGCGACCGCATCGGTGTTATGTACTTAGGCCACCTTGTTGAGCAGACCGCAAGCAGCGAGCTTTACAAAAAACCGCTGCATCCTTATACTCAGGCACTTTTGACAGCAATTCCGATTCCTGATCCGGATATAGAGGATAAGCGGGAGCGCATTATCCTACAGGGCGAGCTGCCGAGCCCAATGAATCCGCCAAGCGGCTGTGTATTCAGAACACGCTGTGCCTATGCGATGGAAGCCTGTGCATCTAAAAAGCCCGTGTGGCAGGAAGTAGAGGAAAATCATTTCGTTGCCTGTCATTTATATGACCGCAGCATCATGGGCGACCAGGATTTTTCCCAAATCGCAGCGACGAAATGACGGGATTTGAGCAAAGGCTTGAGGAAGTGATGGAACGCTGTCCTGGAAGAATAGGACTGTCAATAGATCTAAATGGGAGAATCTTCGAACGGGACAGCCGCGTAATTTTTTCATCGGCGAGTCTGATCAAACTTCCCATCCTGCTGACAGCTTTTCATCAAAAAGAGCACGGCATTCTTACTTTAGAAGAAAAGGTGAAATTGTGTGATATTGAAAAAACAGGCGGAGCCGGTGTCCTGCAGTCTTTTTCAGATGATGCTGTCTTAACCATTTTAGATTTGCTTACATTAATGATTGTCGTTTCTGATAATGCGGCGACAAATTACATGATTCATAAAGCCGGAAGACCGGCAATAAGCGCCTGTATAAAGGAACTGAATCTCACAGGGACTGAACTGAACAGGAATATGATGGATTTGGAAGCAATCAAGAACGGTTTGAATAACTGGACGGCAGCAGATGACATCCTGAAGTGCCTGAAAGCAATCGGCGGGGAAGGTTACTTCTCTGCAGCAAGCAGAAAACAGATGGCAGACATCCTTCAAAAGCAGCAATTCACAGACAAGCTTCCCTATCACATGGATAAGGAAAAGGTATACGCAGGCAACAAAACCGGAGAGCTTCCAGGCATTGAGCATGACTGTGCGATCATCCGCTTTGGCAATCGAACGGCCTATGCCGCCGTGCTGATTGATCAGCTTCAGAATAAGGAAGCAGGCAGAAGGACAATCAGTGAAATCGGGAAGTTAATTTATGAAGAGCTTACAGACATGTAAAAACGCACATTTTTTTATGGACAAGCAGTTCAAATAACTAAAAAAAAAACTAGTAAAACGAGTATGAAATCGCAAAGATTATTACTCGTTTTTTTATTGTCTCATGCTTATCCGAGTTTAAGCGAAGGCGTCATTTTTCACTAGACAAAAAAGTTGAAGGAGGTATTTAGTCAATCATAAAGAATCTTTTAAGGAATCCGTTTTCAAACTCTAAAAGTGCGGTATTAATTAATGTGAATAAATGAATCTTCAACAATCGGCTGCATTACTCAAATAGGAATGCGTCTCATTCATTAAAGGTCTATAATATAATCTTATCTAAATGCTATAAAGTTGATAGTCAAATGGAGAGTATGACATTATGAAATAATTGAAAATAAGCTTATTATTACTGAGAATTTGAAGAGCAGGGAGAGATAAGATGCTTTATATATGGGATATTGAGAAAATAATTAAAACGACACTGCATGAGCACAATTTAGATATTAACTATGAATTTGATAATAATCTGCCAGCACCTATGAGTTTTAACGTATCGACTAATACAATTAAATTTAATTATCTTCAAATTAACGGGTATAGAGGGAAGGTAAGAATTAAAGAGTCGGATGAAAACTTTGTGAAAATCATTCTTTATCATGAGATTGGCTATTATTTAAGTTTTAAGAAAAACAAACATGATTTAAGAACCCTGATCTATGGCGGCGATGATGAAAAAGAAAAACTTATGTCTGAAATAGAAACTAACGCTTGGGAATATGGGAGAACATTGGTATCTGAACACCTATTAGAGTCATATGACAAAGTGCGTGAATTAGATAAAATGCTAATAAAGAGATAATAATTGAATAGATTGAACTGTAATTAAAGCAGAATGGGAGATACTAGCCAAACAAATGTAAAGAGGTGTTTTTATGAAACAATTTGTTTTGGCTATATTCTTAATTACTATTTTTGCTATGAATCCTGCTCAAACAAATGCAATCAGTATGCCTTGCAGTATGGTTTTAGAGCCAGTAGATAAAAATCTGAAAAATGCAAAGGGAACAGCTTTGATTTATAAAGTTCAGCTAAATCCGCCTAGTTTCGCTCGCACGAATGTGAGTATACTTGCTGTTCACCTCCCAGAACCTTCTTCCTATGGGAATTACGATAGGTATGAAGGATTTGCCTTTATACCTGGTGAAATAAGTTGGCGTTTTAAGCTGTATCCTACTCCTGAAGGAGATAGTCCAACATGGGCAGGAAGATTTGATTTAATTACGGCAGGGATGAAAAACGCAGAAGTTCAGGTTAGACTTTCTAACTCGAAAACCGATACATTGGGACCAAGTGTATTAACAAAGCCTATTACATCCTGTAAATGATATATTAATCAATCGAGGAGTTTTATGAAGTAAGACTTTTTAAAAAAAGAAAAGCTTAAAGGACAATTATAAAAGGTTCTGTTTTAAAGGAGAAAAATAGAATATTGATTTGCTGATAAATTCGCAATAGATAATGCAGCTTATTCTAACCAATGGTTTCCGGATCAAAATGAATATATATCAAAAGAACCAGTCCAACTAAGGTGGGCTGGTTTTTTTATGGCAGGTTAGTTCAGCAAGTCCCGAGATAAAGCAGCCCCTTTTTGGGGACTGCTTCTAAAGCTGTTGCAACATTGTGGAGTTATGTATACTGCACATCGAAATCCAATCTAAATTTCTTTCCCTGAAAATGGGTAGAAAACAGCCATTAAGACGTTTGTTCCTCTTTTTTTCCCTCTTTTATCAACATGACACCGAACAATCCCATTAAAGAAAATAGGACAGGAATGATAAATCCATAATGATAGCCAACATTTATAGAATCTTGAGGATATAGATCCAGTACATTTCCGAAAACACTTGGCAATAAAACTGCACTTAAGAATCCGCCCATATTGGCAAATCCTGATACAACACCCACTTGTTCCATGGGAAAGGATTCCCGTACCACTGCAAAAGTTAATGAGCTTGCTCCATTTCCAAAACCTATAATAAAAAGCAAAACCACGATCATAATAAAGGGAGGTTTCACACCTGCCAAAAACAACCCGCTCCAACTAAACAATACAATGAGATGAATAAGGGTGTAGATTTTTTTAATAGAATCTAGCCGGCTTGTAATCCAGCTAATTAAAGGACCTCCAATGATGGCTCCAAAAAGACCATACATAATAAGCTGGCTTGCCTCTGAACGAGACAATCCAAACACATCAATTCCATATGGAACTCCCCACGAACCGATAAATCCTACATATGTGCCGACCACTCCAAAGTGGCAAAGGAACGTTGCCCAGGCTTGGCGAGTAGAAAACATTCGGCGTAATATTATCCAAGCACTTTCCCGGTTTTTAATAGGACTTTTCCTCGCTTTGGAATCATCTTTAAATATTCGTTTTGGTCTCGATATAAGAACAGTAAATAGAAGAAAGGCAGAAACCACTAAAATAATTCCTATGCTAAGGAATGGCAATCTCCAGCCTGCGAATGAAATCCACAAGGAAAAAGGCACGGTAGCTGATAATGAACCAAGGCTCGCAACCATGGCAACCACACCTAACAAACTTACAAATTCCTTTGCCTTAAACCATTGACTTAAGATTAAAACCAAATTGACAAAAATGGCTGCATCTCCCGTTCCAACTAAAAATCGGGAAAAAATCAATACATATTCATTGGGAGCAAGACTGTAGAGAAGGCTTCCCAGCCCAGTAAGAAGCGTACCTATAATAAGAAATCGATTGGGACCATATCGGTCTGCTAATAGACCAACCGGAATTTGTAATCCTGCATAGGCTAAAAATTGAATGCCGATCATAAGACCAATGGTAGAAGCTGAAACATGAAAATCTTTCATTAATTGATCGGTAATAAGTCCTGGAGCTGTTCTTTGGCTTACAATTAAGAAGTAAGCAAATAGTACGGTGCCAAATACCACCCATCTATAGCCGCTTTCCTGTTTATTCATCTTGATGAATCCCCTCCATTAGAAAATTCGTAAATCCTGCCAGTCCGCAAACAAATAAACAGAGCAGTGCTAAACACTGCTCCTGAAAAAAGGAACCCTGTTACTTATTAGGATTAGGGTCAGCAAAACTCGGAATATCGGGAATTGCCGCTGCACCACAATTTAATCTAAACCAAGCACTGGATGCGGCCATACGGCTCTTCCAGGAACGCAATTTCTTCAGGTATTAGAAAAAGCAGCTGCTGCATCCTCGAGATGAGACATTTTCTCAGACCCAATGATTGGGAAGTTATAAGTTTCTTTTGCAGCACCAAGGTCCAGTTCACCTTGCAATTGACCGGTTTGCACCGAGCATTAATATATTATTCAATTTAACCTCTTCTCTCATTATTTGCAAAGTATAAGGTAATGAACAAGCTGCCCTAATAACCGGCAGCCGCATTACTAAAGTTTTCTTTTTAGAGTTCTTGAATTGTAGCATAAAAAGCAAGGTGGGTAATAACTTCAATAAGGACCACGTCCGACAGAACGTTTTCTTTTACTTTATATTAATGAAATCCGGGTTGTAGCGTAATTACCGCTAGTGATCATGTTAAATAATGTAATAAATGATTGAATTCTCATCTTTATTTTGAAATAATTGGTATTAAGTTAAAGGGAAGGATTGTAGAATATGATGATTGTTTAAAGGGGTTGCTTATGATATCCGATCCAGAATTTGATGAATAGAATAACTATTATCTTCAATAATCGGAGGCTATTATGGAATTAACCATTTAAATTATAAAAGACTCAGAGCAAATACTCTAAGCCTTTTTTGTATTCCTGATCTTCTCTTTACTAAATTTGCAAGGAAATTTCATAGCAATTTTCAGGTATTGTATACTTTTAACGCTGCTCCTCCCAAACAGGGAAATCCAGATAAAATATAGTACCGTTTTCGTCACTGCTTGCCGTCATTGTACCCTTATGGTTCTCGACAATTTTTTTCGAAACAGAGAGACCGAGTCCTGTTCCGCTGTCTTTTGTAGAGAAGAATGGATCGAATATATGATGCAGAGCGGAAGGGATAATGCCTTTTCCATTATCAGAAAAACTGATTTGCAGCCGATTTTCCTGGCGCGTGCAAGAGATGTGAATTCTAAGCGGATCTGTGTTTTTTGCCTGAAAAGAATTTTGAAACAAATTCAGAAAGACCTGAAGAAGTTCATCCTTATTTCCAAGGATATATATCCCTTCTGCAGTGGGGTCAATTTTGACTTGAAACTCAATGGAGTAAAGAAGCGATTCGCTTTCTAAGATTCTTCCTAAATGATTCAGGAGAAATTCTTTCACTTCAAAATGCTCAGACCGAATTTCGGCAGGTTTTGCGATGCTCAGGAAATCTGAAATGATTTTATTTGCCCGGTCGATTTCAGGAATTAAAATTGTCTGAAATAAGCTTTTCGTTTCAGGATCTGCTGAAGCTTGAAGCACCTGAAGAAAGCCTCGGACCGTTGTTAATGGATTTCTGATTTCATGGGCAATTCCAGCGGCAATTCTGCCGGCGATCGCCTGTTTTTCGGCTTCTTTTATAGCGTTTAAAAAGTAGAAGGTGCCGATTACCCGTTTAATGGATCCGTCGCTATTCCAGAGGATTTTCGTATTCAGGATTCCATAATTTTTATCAAGTACTTCACGGTCAATGAATTCAATCCCGGTGCGGGCGGTTTCAAGTGTCAGAAGCTGATCGTCTGGAATGCATACAAGCTCCCTTAAATGCCTGCCGATAATCTCGTCCCGGTTGACCCCGTGATCCTTTGCTGCTTGAAGATTGCATAAAGTAACAATGCCCGCTTCATCAATAAAAACAACATGATGGGCAACTAAATCGAAGATGTCGGATAGAAAAGCTTCTGTGTGATGAAATGAATCAATAGCTGATGATGATAGGCAGAGGCGCTGATTTGTGTGAGCCGTCAGCTGTGCGCTGGTCATTTTCTGAATGGATGGAGGCAAGTCTGCCTTCTCTTTGCAAACCGCAAGCTCGAGTTCCGGATTTACATAAGTAAATGCAGTAGGCCATTGTGTGATGAGTTCTTTTAAAAGCTGATTTTCTTTTCGTAATGTTTCTAGTTCATTATCAATTTTCATTCTTTCCAGCCTCATATGAGAAAAATATAGTTCAACTTTTAAAACTATATAACAATTAAACATGTTTGACAATTACTAACAGCGTGATTAAAAGAATAGGCGTCAGATAATGTCACAAAATAGTTTAATATTTAAGCCGTTTAGGGAATAATCTCATAAAAGCAATCATAATGGGGGAATTTATTTTGACGACCATTCGAAAACCAGATCAGACGTTAGCCTGTTTTAGCGAATATGATTCATTAAAGCGGGTGCTGGTATGTCAGCCAAACTATATGCGGATCACCGAAGTTATTAATGAAACACAGAGGCATTATGCCGATGAAAATATAGATTCAGAGCTCGCAATCAGACAGCATCAGCAGTTTGTCCGGACATTAGAGGAAAATGGGGCAGAAGTAATTATGCTCACACCTTATGAAAAATACCCTGAGCAAGTATTCACCCGTGACATCGGCTTCACTTTAGGCAAAACCGTTTACGTTTCGGAAATGGGCCAGGACATCAGACAGGGAGAGGAAGAAGTGCTGCGCAGCTGGCTTGATGTACAGGGCTATCCGCAGCAATGTCTGAAAGAACACCGGATTGAAGGCGGAGACGTGATCATCGACAGAACGGCTATTTTCGTTGGGGTGAGTGACAGAACGTGTATGCATGCGATCGAAAAACTGCAGTCGCTTGTTCCAGCCTTTGAGGTTATACCTGTTCCGATAAATGAAAAATACCTTCATCTAGACTGTGTATTTAATGTCCTGTCCGAAACGGAAGCCCTGATCTTTCCATATGCTTTTGAAGAGAAAGAACTGAAAATGCTTAAGCGGCGCTACAACTTAATTGAAGTATCGGAAGCCGAACAGTTTACAATGGGCACAAACGTCCTTTCGATAGGCGATAGAAAAATCATCAGTCTTCCTGTTAATAAAAATGTAAACAAACAGCTCAGAGACAGAGGGTATGAGGTGATTGAAGTGGATATCACTGAAATCATCAAATCTGGAGGCTCTTTCAGATGCTGTACATTACCTATTTTAAGAGCGGTATAAAGGGTATAAGCGCCGGCTGCTAAAATGAGCAGCCGGCTTTTCCTGTAATCAATCAATCTAGCTTTCGGGAGTTAGGAGCCATTGCAAATTAATTGGGCTCTTTCAAAGAAAATTCGCGGCTATTCTTACATAATTACGCATAAATGAGATATACAGCCTCATGTCTAAAAGGAAAGCTGGCACACCATTAGAGTCGCTTTATGGCGGTAATAGGAACTTAAATATTTGGTCCTGGACATTTAAGTCAATGATCTGTATACTCAACTTAAACGATTAAGTGAAAATGGTGAAAGAGATGAAAAAAGCAACAATGAAAGATATTGCGTCTCAAGCGAATGTTTCTGTTGCGACTGTGAGCTACGTTTTAAATAATGCAGAAAATCAATCGATTCCAGCAGAGACAAAGGAACGTGTGCTCCAGATTGCAAAGAAATTGAATTATGTGCCTAACCTTGCTGCAAGATCACTTGTTAAGCAGAAGACAGGGTTAATCGGAATTCTTATAAACCGCTCTGCACACGAAGGGGTATGGAGACGCGCGCATCACGCCGAGTTTATTTTTGAGCTTGAGCAGCTGCTGACAAAACAGGGGTATCACGTTGTGCTTTCAAGTATTGATGTGGAGAAGCCCAATCTTGAGATTATCGCAGAACGGAAGCTTGATGGCGTTTTCCTGATTGATGTCCGGGAAGATTTCTTCTACAGCATCTCAAACACCGTTCCAGCAGGAGTGCCGCTCGTACTCGTTGACAGTGTAATTGATGATGAATTGTTTTACAAGGTCATGTTTGATTACAAGAGAGCTTTTTCAGCTGCAAAAAAACAGCTGAAAGGAAAATCAGCCGTTTTAATTATGGAGAAGTTTCACAATGCTGGACTTACTGAGCATATTAAGATGGCGTCGGGTCTTTCAGAGGGTGACATACATCTTATGGAGGATGAAAAAGTCCTTGCTGAATTTTTAGCAAGGAACACTGATCAATCAGCGATTATTCTAAACGAGTTTTTGGCCTCCACTGTATCGAAATTCCGGAACATTGAAGATGATGCCGTGATTTGCACATCCAATTGTCCGGAGATCCTTCCTGTGGGAGCAAAAATGGTTTTATTCAGGGATTCTAAAGCGAATATTGCATTCAAGGTTTTATCCGATCTTATTAAAGACAACAGAGGTTTGCATTTAGAAAAATACACTAATATACCGGCAGAGTAGCTTCTGCTTTTTTCTACCGTTACTTAAACGTTTAAGTCTAGAATTGGGGGAACTGAATCCGATGTTAAAAGAAGCGGTTTACCACCGTCCTAAAAATAATTTTGCATATGCTTATGATAAAGATACGCTGCACATCCGTCTGCAGACAAAGAAAAATGATGCTGAAAAGGTGAATTTGATCTGGGGAGATCCATTCACGTGGGAGCAGGAAAGCAAAGGAGTCTGGAAATGGAAGTCTGAAGAGCATATCGGGATGACTCTGCTTGGAAGAACGGAGCTTTACGATATTTGGACGGCTGCGCTTAAACCACCGCATAGACGTTTGAAGTATGGGTTTGAGATACTATCGGGAGATCAAACACTCATTTTTACGGAGCAGGGATTTTTGGATAAAAAGCCGCAAGATCATAACGGTTACTATTTTACCTTCCCTTATATTAATGAAGAAGATATTTTTGCTGCCCCGTCATGGGTCAAGGACACGGTCTGGTATCAGATTTTTCCTGAACGCTTTGCGAATGGAGACCAAGCCCTGAACCCTAAAGATGCTTTGCCTTGGGGAAGTACAGAGCCGACAGCAGCGAACAGCTTTGGCGGAGACTTTAAAGGGATCATTCAAAATATTAATTACCTTGTGAAGCTTGGGATTACGGGTATTTATTTCACCCCTATTTTTAAAGCGTTTTCGAATCACAAGTACGATACGATTGATTATTTAGAAATTGATCCGCAGTTTGGAGACAAAGAAACGTTTAAAAAGTTAATGAAGGTCTGTCATGAAAATGGCATTAAAGTGATGCTTGATGCTGTGTTTAATCATTGCGGCTATGAGTTTCCGCCGTTTCAGGATGTGGTCGTAAACGGAGAAGCGTCAAAATATAGAGATTGGTTCCACATTGATCAGTTTCCGCTGAAAAAAGACGGCAAGGTTCATTACGAAACGTTCGGTTTCTCGGAAAATATGCCAAAGCTCAGAACAGGGAATCCTGAAGTGCGGGAATATTTGCTTGAAGTTGGGCGGTACTGGGTGAAGGAATTTGGCATTGACGGATGGAGACTCGATGTGGCAAATGAGGTTTCCCATGACTTCTGGCGCGAGTTCCGCAAAGAAATTAAAACGATTGATCCTGAGGTTTATATTTTAGGAGAGGTGTGGCATGATGCAATGCCTTGGCTGCAGGGTGATCAGTTTGATGCAGTAATGAATTATCCGTACACAAGTGTGGCAATCGACTATTTTGCTCACGGAAAAGTAACGGCATCAGAATTTATCAGCCGAACATCAGAAGCTCTACTTATGTATCCTGAGCAAGTGTCGGAAGTTGCATTTAACTTGCTTGGAAGTCATGACACTCCTCGTATCGCTACTGTCTGCGGAGAAAATACAGATAAAGTAAAGCAGCTTTTCGCTTTTCTGCTTTCATCACCGGGCGCACCGTGTATTTATTATGGGGACGAAATAGGCATGACGGGCGTGATGGATCCAGGCTGCCGTAAATGCATGATTTGGGATGAGGAAAAACAGGACGGGGAATTATTGAAATTTATTACGCAGATGATTGAGCTTCGCAAAAACAATCCGGCCTTCGGCAACAAGGGGAAAATTCAATTTGTCGAAGCTGGCCGAGAAGATCAGCATATCATGTATACAAAAACGTTTAACGATGAGAAAATCCTGTTCATTTTAAACGGGGAAAATCATCCAATTGATGTTTCTCTTCCTGAGAATTTAAAGAAGGCTTCATGCCTATTAACAGGTCAAGAGATTTTAAGTTCAACACTTGCACTTGATGCTCATGGGCTCAGCATCATCTCATATGAATAAGGTCAATCAGCCGATTTCCCATTATGGGGTATCGGTTTTGCTATTTTAAGGATGTTTGAAACTGTTATAATATAGAAAAAGCAACTAAAAGGAGAGAATCTAATTTGAATGAAACGATGCAGCTGATCAAAGAGCTCGTGTCCATACCGAGTCCATCTGGGAATACAAATGAAGTGATTACATATGTAGAAAACTATTTGGCTGAATGTCAAATCGAGACGAGACGCAATCGCAAAGGCGGACTGCTTGCAACCATTCCGGGAAGAGACAATTCACATCACCGCATGCTGACAGCGCACGTTGATACGCTTGGGGCAATCGTAAAAGAAATTAAAGCAAGCGGACGGCTGACGATTGATTTAATCGGAGGTTTTAACTATAACTCGATTGAAGGTGAATATTGCAAAATCGAATCTTCATCGGGCAAGATGTTTACAGGTA
The window above is part of the Metabacillus dongyingensis genome. Proteins encoded here:
- a CDS encoding LacI family DNA-binding transcriptional regulator; this encodes MKKATMKDIASQANVSVATVSYVLNNAENQSIPAETKERVLQIAKKLNYVPNLAARSLVKQKTGLIGILINRSAHEGVWRRAHHAEFIFELEQLLTKQGYHVVLSSIDVEKPNLEIIAERKLDGVFLIDVREDFFYSISNTVPAGVPLVLVDSVIDDELFYKVMFDYKRAFSAAKKQLKGKSAVLIMEKFHNAGLTEHIKMASGLSEGDIHLMEDEKVLAEFLARNTDQSAIILNEFLASTVSKFRNIEDDAVICTSNCPEILPVGAKMVLFRDSKANIAFKVLSDLIKDNRGLHLEKYTNIPAE
- a CDS encoding ATP-binding protein, with amino-acid sequence MKIDNELETLRKENQLLKELITQWPTAFTYVNPELELAVCKEKADLPPSIQKMTSAQLTAHTNQRLCLSSSAIDSFHHTEAFLSDIFDLVAHHVVFIDEAGIVTLCNLQAAKDHGVNRDEIIGRHLRELVCIPDDQLLTLETARTGIEFIDREVLDKNYGILNTKILWNSDGSIKRVIGTFYFLNAIKEAEKQAIAGRIAAGIAHEIRNPLTTVRGFLQVLQASADPETKSLFQTILIPEIDRANKIISDFLSIAKPAEIRSEHFEVKEFLLNHLGRILESESLLYSIEFQVKIDPTAEGIYILGNKDELLQVFLNLFQNSFQAKNTDPLRIHISCTRQENRLQISFSDNGKGIIPSALHHIFDPFFSTKDSGTGLGLSVSKKIVENHKGTMTASSDENGTIFYLDFPVWEEQR
- a CDS encoding MFS transporter; the protein is MNKQESGYRWVVFGTVLFAYFLIVSQRTAPGLITDQLMKDFHVSASTIGLMIGIQFLAYAGLQIPVGLLADRYGPNRFLIIGTLLTGLGSLLYSLAPNEYVLIFSRFLVGTGDAAIFVNLVLILSQWFKAKEFVSLLGVVAMVASLGSLSATVPFSLWISFAGWRLPFLSIGIILVVSAFLLFTVLISRPKRIFKDDSKARKSPIKNRESAWIILRRMFSTRQAWATFLCHFGVVGTYVGFIGSWGVPYGIDVFGLSRSEASQLIMYGLFGAIIGGPLISWITSRLDSIKKIYTLIHLIVLFSWSGLFLAGVKPPFIMIVVLLFIIGFGNGASSLTFAVVRESFPMEQVGVVSGFANMGGFLSAVLLPSVFGNVLDLYPQDSINVGYHYGFIIPVLFSLMGLFGVMLIKEGKKEEQTS
- a CDS encoding dimethylarginine dimethylaminohydrolase family protein: MGEFILTTIRKPDQTLACFSEYDSLKRVLVCQPNYMRITEVINETQRHYADENIDSELAIRQHQQFVRTLEENGAEVIMLTPYEKYPEQVFTRDIGFTLGKTVYVSEMGQDIRQGEEEVLRSWLDVQGYPQQCLKEHRIEGGDVIIDRTAIFVGVSDRTCMHAIEKLQSLVPAFEVIPVPINEKYLHLDCVFNVLSETEALIFPYAFEEKELKMLKRRYNLIEVSEAEQFTMGTNVLSIGDRKIISLPVNKNVNKQLRDRGYEVIEVDITEIIKSGGSFRCCTLPILRAV
- a CDS encoding ABC transporter ATP-binding protein; this encodes MTVDNLLEVRNLKKHFHLGKGATLKAVDGISFTVKKGETFGIVGESGCGKSTAGRTILGLYDQTEGDVLFNGKNIHELKGKDKFAYYRQMQMIFQDPYASLNPRSTVLEIISEPMEVHGLYKNKQGRTEKVHQLLEDVGLNRDHANRYPHEFSGGQRQRIGIARALALDPEFIIADEPISALDVSVQAQVVNLMKRLQKEKGLTYLFIAHDLSMVKQISDRIGVMYLGHLVEQTASSELYKKPLHPYTQALLTAIPIPDPDIEDKRERIILQGELPSPMNPPSGCVFRTRCAYAMEACASKKPVWQEVEENHFVACHLYDRSIMGDQDFSQIAATK
- a CDS encoding glycoside hydrolase family 13 protein yields the protein MLKEAVYHRPKNNFAYAYDKDTLHIRLQTKKNDAEKVNLIWGDPFTWEQESKGVWKWKSEEHIGMTLLGRTELYDIWTAALKPPHRRLKYGFEILSGDQTLIFTEQGFLDKKPQDHNGYYFTFPYINEEDIFAAPSWVKDTVWYQIFPERFANGDQALNPKDALPWGSTEPTAANSFGGDFKGIIQNINYLVKLGITGIYFTPIFKAFSNHKYDTIDYLEIDPQFGDKETFKKLMKVCHENGIKVMLDAVFNHCGYEFPPFQDVVVNGEASKYRDWFHIDQFPLKKDGKVHYETFGFSENMPKLRTGNPEVREYLLEVGRYWVKEFGIDGWRLDVANEVSHDFWREFRKEIKTIDPEVYILGEVWHDAMPWLQGDQFDAVMNYPYTSVAIDYFAHGKVTASEFISRTSEALLMYPEQVSEVAFNLLGSHDTPRIATVCGENTDKVKQLFAFLLSSPGAPCIYYGDEIGMTGVMDPGCRKCMIWDEEKQDGELLKFITQMIELRKNNPAFGNKGKIQFVEAGREDQHIMYTKTFNDEKILFILNGENHPIDVSLPENLKKASCLLTGQEILSSTLALDAHGLSIISYE
- a CDS encoding C40 family peptidase, translating into MTIRKGRVAVSVAAVWTSKDSPRDLDEKAVVNPADIESWLNGLTYETSLALCNENRIQTQALLGEEVLIIDEQDGYAHVIIPAQSSSKDERGYPGWMPLCQIELNAESLHGPIAVVQSKKNMLYSEDETPQFDLSFQTILTVLKGGTEWIEVETPYGKGKLKTADVSIYDAFESVPNGSGQDIVACGERFIGLPYLWGGMSSFGFDCSGFSYTMCKANGYIIPRDAHDQAASGEKVELTAIKPGDLLFFAYEEGKGSLHHVGIYYGDGKLLHSPNTGKSIEILDMAGTIYEKELCAARRYWLKTEG
- a CDS encoding serine hydrolase: MTGFEQRLEEVMERCPGRIGLSIDLNGRIFERDSRVIFSSASLIKLPILLTAFHQKEHGILTLEEKVKLCDIEKTGGAGVLQSFSDDAVLTILDLLTLMIVVSDNAATNYMIHKAGRPAISACIKELNLTGTELNRNMMDLEAIKNGLNNWTAADDILKCLKAIGGEGYFSAASRKQMADILQKQQFTDKLPYHMDKEKVYAGNKTGELPGIEHDCAIIRFGNRTAYAAVLIDQLQNKEAGRRTISEIGKLIYEELTDM